Proteins co-encoded in one Waddlia chondrophila WSU 86-1044 genomic window:
- a CDS encoding efflux RND transporter periplasmic adaptor subunit, which produces MNKWILPVFALLSSCGSGNVQPRHPPPVDVNVMTIETVDAPVVYQFVGQAKSSLQVEIRARVDGFLDKLAYEEGEMVEKGQILFELDKKPYEAALQKAKGELALQQARLDTASANLKRIRPLAEQDAVSKKDLDDAIGSEKAAQAAVLAAAGTVDEAQLNLGYATIYSPLKGLASKTDKQVGSYIPTGQDSLLTYVAQLDPIWINFSISENQALQFNQDVASGTIIPPEEMKFEVEVILANGTSHPYWGTITFSEPNIDPNTGTFLIRAELKNPEGNMRPGQFVRVNLHGAKRPNAILVPQKAVVQGSKGHFVWVVGKDNHPQVRSVEVGPWQGNNWFIEQGLQPGDLVIIDNLMKLNPEKPIKVNMGS; this is translated from the coding sequence ATGAATAAGTGGATTCTCCCCGTTTTTGCCCTCCTTTCTTCCTGCGGAAGCGGCAATGTTCAGCCTCGGCACCCCCCGCCAGTGGATGTCAATGTCATGACGATCGAAACGGTCGATGCTCCTGTTGTCTACCAATTCGTGGGACAAGCGAAAAGTTCTTTGCAGGTAGAGATTCGCGCACGCGTAGATGGTTTTTTAGATAAACTTGCCTACGAAGAAGGAGAAATGGTGGAAAAAGGGCAGATCCTATTTGAATTGGATAAAAAACCCTACGAAGCTGCCCTGCAGAAGGCAAAAGGGGAGCTTGCACTGCAGCAAGCGCGGTTAGACACTGCAAGCGCCAATTTGAAAAGGATACGCCCCTTGGCGGAACAAGATGCTGTGAGTAAAAAGGATTTAGACGATGCGATCGGATCGGAAAAAGCTGCCCAAGCGGCTGTATTAGCAGCTGCAGGGACAGTGGATGAAGCACAGCTTAATCTAGGCTACGCCACCATCTATTCGCCATTGAAAGGGTTGGCCAGTAAGACGGATAAACAGGTGGGAAGCTACATTCCTACAGGACAGGACAGCCTGTTAACGTATGTTGCACAACTGGATCCGATTTGGATTAACTTCAGCATCTCTGAAAATCAGGCACTGCAATTCAATCAGGACGTAGCTTCCGGAACGATTATCCCTCCGGAAGAGATGAAGTTTGAAGTGGAGGTCATCTTGGCAAATGGCACCTCCCATCCCTATTGGGGAACCATTACGTTTTCAGAACCGAATATTGATCCGAATACCGGAACATTTCTCATCCGTGCGGAGTTAAAGAACCCTGAAGGGAATATGAGGCCGGGACAATTTGTCAGAGTCAACCTGCATGGCGCAAAAAGGCCGAATGCCATTTTAGTTCCTCAGAAAGCTGTTGTGCAAGGCTCCAAAGGGCACTTTGTTTGGGTGGTGGGTAAAGACAATCATCCACAAGTCAGAAGCGTTGAAGTGGGGCCTTGGCAAGGAAATAACTGGTTTATCGAACAGGGCCTTCAGCCCGGCGATCTTGTGATTATTGACAATCTCATGAAATTGAATCCGGAAAAGCCGATTAAAGTAAATATGGGTTCATAG
- a CDS encoding DUF1186 domain-containing protein: protein MIGMTQDKAELVQYVLRATENFNNFFPIKPLRLAKEVRKEMIPELIKRIEYAVDCGVELPDPYMGHIYALYLLAEFRAEEAYEPMLRLLFLKEDTLEFLLGDHLTEGFASAIASVAMGRYEELLAIFKDRELYEFARLAAMSAIEIQTHAGLIDSLTLENHLLPILHQAIENQDVIITTAFASTASDLKLERLGNEVRIAFDRQLIDTSILDREFFEENFQTEEYGKQHFEQLVSTAEQSMSWLRNFKSESAEKVKRNDLCPCCSGKKFKHCCLRIV from the coding sequence ATGATAGGCATGACACAGGATAAAGCAGAACTAGTACAATATGTTTTGCGAGCTACGGAAAATTTTAATAATTTTTTCCCGATTAAACCTCTTCGCTTAGCAAAAGAAGTGCGCAAAGAAATGATCCCAGAGCTTATCAAGCGGATAGAATACGCTGTAGATTGCGGAGTTGAGCTTCCTGACCCTTATATGGGACATATTTATGCCCTCTATCTATTGGCTGAATTTAGGGCCGAAGAAGCCTACGAACCAATGCTTCGACTGCTTTTCCTAAAAGAAGATACTCTTGAATTTTTACTAGGCGATCATCTCACCGAAGGGTTCGCCTCTGCCATCGCCAGCGTTGCTATGGGAAGATATGAGGAGCTGCTCGCAATTTTCAAAGATAGGGAGCTTTATGAATTTGCCCGCCTGGCAGCGATGTCTGCAATTGAAATACAAACGCATGCAGGGTTGATCGACAGTTTGACGCTGGAAAATCACTTATTGCCTATATTGCACCAAGCAATTGAAAATCAGGATGTTATCATAACTACAGCTTTCGCCAGTACTGCAAGCGATTTAAAATTAGAAAGGCTTGGTAATGAAGTCAGGATCGCATTCGATCGTCAGTTAATAGATACTTCTATTCTTGATAGAGAATTTTTTGAAGAAAACTTTCAGACAGAAGAATATGGCAAGCAACATTTCGAGCAACTGGTTTCTACTGCCGAGCAATCGATGTCTTGGCTGCGAAACTTTAAAAGCGAATCCGCTGAAAAAGTAAAACGCAACGACCTTTGCCCATGCTGCAGCGGGAAAAAATTTAAACACTGCTGCCTCAGAATCGTATGA
- a CDS encoding efflux RND transporter permease subunit — protein sequence MFSHFFIDRPILSSVISIVIVLAGFMAMVNLPIAQYPEITPRQVQVTTAYPGASAEVVSNNVAAPIEQQVNGADDMLYMYSSCSSTGNMTLNVFFDLSRDPDLAQVDVQNRVNLALPQLPEIVTRQGVSVKKVSTSFMMIIAVFSPDGRYDNTYVGNYANLYILDAIKRIPGANQASVIGVPDYAMRLWVKPDRMAQLGITSQDIIRAVQAQNEQFAAGRVGQPPNMDEVVMTFPVTTQGRLTTPQEFEEIILRAGSEGAAIVKLKDIGRAELGSKDYNVTTHLNKMPATLIAVYQQPGSNALEVSEAVTSLLKEMKKDFPDGIDYKISMDTTQFVRASIHEVVRTFFEAAVLVTLVVLIFLGTIRATLIPLVAVPISILGAFIGMILMGFSINMLTLFGLILAIGVVVDDAIVVMENVERNMAAFKLSPREAARRAMVEVTGPVIATTLVVLAVFIPVGFMGGVTGELYKQFAITIAISVGFSSIVALTLSPALTVILLTPDMKKKGFFQWFDRKFDWINEKYASLVEFFLNNKLISAGVFIVAIISSWWMFATISTSFVPEEDQGYLLSVYMLPDASSLDRTAEVGRQVEKIFLDQPGVSDVATGNGYSLLDGQLKTNTGVAFVALDDYEKRKSPDLQAEHIMRATGAKMMQIREGVAFPINPPPIPGLGSVGGFEFWVQSQGTGTYQQLGEVINKVVEKAGERPELGNLTATINTDSQQLFVNLDRERAEVYGVPVQEVYDTLQTLFGSIYVSQFSKFSRLWQVIVQAESSYRTVPEDINQVYVRNKNNDMVPLSSLVSMEYVAGPDIVTRFNNFPAAKINGNPAPGYSSGQALNAMEEVAREVFPPGYGFAWSGQAFEEKKSGGTSAVAFIFGMVMVFLILAAQYERWSMPFAVILALPFALFGALLAIWLRGISNDVYFQIGMVALIALAAKNAILIVEFAMQKYEEGFSAYESALIAAKLRLRPICMTAFSFILGCVPLAMATGASANSRHSIGTGVIGGMLGATVIAIFFIPLFYLLLQKISGDHKEKSDEE from the coding sequence ATGTTTTCTCATTTTTTTATCGACAGGCCCATTCTATCTTCCGTGATCTCCATTGTGATTGTGCTTGCAGGTTTCATGGCAATGGTGAACTTGCCGATTGCGCAATATCCGGAGATCACGCCGCGCCAGGTTCAGGTGACGACAGCTTATCCCGGTGCAAGCGCAGAAGTGGTCTCTAATAACGTCGCAGCCCCGATAGAGCAGCAGGTGAACGGCGCCGATGATATGCTTTATATGTATTCCTCCTGCTCTTCTACCGGAAATATGACGCTTAATGTGTTTTTCGATCTGTCGCGGGATCCAGACCTTGCACAAGTCGATGTGCAAAATCGAGTAAACCTTGCTTTGCCGCAGCTTCCTGAAATTGTCACACGGCAGGGGGTCTCGGTCAAAAAGGTTTCGACGAGTTTTATGATGATCATTGCGGTGTTCTCTCCCGATGGGCGGTATGACAACACGTATGTCGGCAACTATGCCAATTTATATATTCTTGATGCGATCAAACGAATTCCTGGGGCAAACCAAGCTTCTGTCATCGGAGTGCCCGATTATGCTATGAGACTGTGGGTCAAACCGGATCGGATGGCACAGCTGGGAATCACTTCGCAGGACATTATCAGAGCTGTTCAGGCGCAGAATGAACAGTTTGCCGCGGGAAGAGTCGGGCAGCCTCCTAATATGGATGAGGTTGTGATGACTTTCCCTGTAACAACTCAAGGAAGGTTGACAACACCTCAGGAGTTTGAAGAGATCATTCTTCGTGCCGGATCGGAAGGGGCTGCCATTGTCAAGCTCAAAGATATCGGTAGAGCGGAATTGGGGTCAAAAGACTACAATGTGACAACGCATCTCAACAAAATGCCAGCAACACTGATTGCTGTCTATCAGCAGCCTGGATCGAATGCCTTGGAAGTTTCTGAAGCTGTGACTTCGCTTCTCAAAGAGATGAAAAAAGATTTTCCCGATGGCATTGATTATAAAATTTCCATGGACACGACGCAATTTGTGAGAGCGTCTATTCACGAAGTGGTCAGGACATTTTTTGAAGCTGCTGTTTTAGTGACATTGGTTGTTTTGATCTTTTTGGGAACGATCCGTGCGACCCTGATTCCTCTAGTCGCTGTTCCTATTTCTATATTAGGTGCGTTCATTGGAATGATCCTCATGGGATTTTCCATTAATATGCTGACGCTTTTTGGCCTGATCCTGGCTATCGGAGTGGTTGTTGACGATGCCATCGTCGTGATGGAAAACGTGGAAAGAAATATGGCGGCGTTCAAACTCTCTCCGCGAGAAGCGGCGAGGCGCGCCATGGTGGAGGTGACTGGACCTGTAATCGCAACCACTCTTGTTGTCCTTGCAGTGTTCATTCCTGTCGGATTTATGGGAGGAGTGACAGGAGAGCTTTATAAGCAGTTTGCGATTACAATTGCAATTTCTGTTGGATTTTCATCGATTGTTGCTTTGACTTTGTCTCCGGCTCTGACCGTCATTTTGTTAACCCCTGACATGAAGAAAAAAGGATTTTTCCAGTGGTTCGATAGGAAATTTGATTGGATTAATGAAAAATATGCATCCCTTGTGGAATTTTTTCTTAACAATAAATTGATTTCAGCCGGGGTTTTCATTGTAGCGATCATCAGTTCATGGTGGATGTTCGCGACGATATCCACAAGTTTTGTGCCTGAAGAAGACCAGGGATATTTGCTTAGCGTGTACATGCTCCCCGATGCATCCAGCCTTGATCGAACGGCAGAAGTGGGAAGACAGGTGGAAAAAATCTTTTTGGATCAGCCTGGGGTTAGTGATGTGGCAACGGGTAATGGCTATAGTTTGTTGGATGGTCAATTAAAAACAAATACTGGGGTTGCCTTTGTCGCGTTGGATGATTACGAAAAAAGGAAAAGTCCGGATCTGCAGGCAGAGCATATCATGCGGGCAACAGGAGCGAAAATGATGCAGATCAGAGAGGGGGTGGCTTTTCCGATCAATCCTCCTCCTATTCCAGGCCTAGGCAGCGTGGGTGGTTTCGAGTTTTGGGTGCAGAGTCAAGGAACGGGAACCTATCAACAGCTAGGTGAAGTGATCAATAAGGTGGTCGAAAAGGCTGGTGAACGACCTGAGCTTGGGAATTTGACCGCGACGATTAATACTGATTCACAGCAGCTGTTTGTCAATCTAGACAGGGAGAGGGCTGAGGTTTATGGAGTTCCGGTGCAGGAGGTCTATGATACTTTGCAAACTCTGTTCGGTTCCATTTATGTGAGTCAATTCAGTAAATTCAGCCGTTTGTGGCAGGTGATCGTGCAGGCGGAGTCATCATATCGAACAGTGCCGGAAGATATTAATCAAGTCTATGTCCGCAACAAAAACAACGACATGGTGCCGCTCTCCTCTCTTGTCTCAATGGAGTATGTCGCAGGCCCGGACATTGTGACGCGCTTTAATAATTTTCCTGCAGCAAAAATTAATGGGAATCCAGCTCCCGGCTACAGTTCAGGGCAGGCTTTAAATGCGATGGAAGAAGTAGCCAGAGAAGTTTTTCCTCCCGGCTACGGATTTGCATGGTCCGGCCAGGCATTTGAAGAGAAAAAATCGGGTGGGACTTCAGCTGTTGCATTTATTTTCGGCATGGTAATGGTCTTTTTGATTTTGGCAGCTCAATATGAAAGGTGGTCGATGCCATTTGCTGTGATTCTGGCTCTTCCTTTCGCTTTATTCGGAGCGCTTTTGGCCATTTGGCTGAGGGGAATCAGTAATGATGTGTATTTTCAGATTGGAATGGTTGCGTTGATTGCGTTGGCAGCCAAAAATGCGATTTTAATTGTTGAGTTTGCCATGCAGAAATATGAGGAGGGGTTTTCCGCCTATGAGTCAGCGTTGATTGCTGCCAAACTTCGATTGAGGCCTATTTGCATGACGGCGTTTTCTTTTATCCTAGGCTGCGTTCCTTTGGCAATGGCAACAGGCGCCTCTGCCAACAGCCGCCACAGCATCGGAACCGGGGTGATTGGAGGAATGCTGGGAGCAACCGTCATCGCGATTTTCTTTATTCCGTTGTTCTATTTGTTATTGCAGAAGATCAGCGGTGATCATAAGGAGAAGTCGGATGAGGAGTAA